TATAGTAGTCTTTACTTTCTGAACTCCTGAAGGAATGAGTATAATCTGCTACAATAGCCATTCGCTTTGTAAACTTAAACCTACCTGCAACTCCTAAAGCAAACATATTATTCATATCCATGAACGAGACATAATTTCTGCGGATATATGTTGGTAGTAGTGCCAGAGAAAAATTTGAGTTAAACTTTCGGGAAATTATTGCTTGTGTCGTAAAGCTTAGTCGATCTCCAAATTTTTGAAAATCAGCATCAGAAGTTGCCAGATCAAGCGGCTCCATACCACAAATTATCGTATTGCCGTATAACGTCACTGAAACTGGCATGCGATTATCAGTTGTTTGTTGCAGCAAACGATATTTTAAGCTCAGATTATACAGTTCTTTCTGAAATGTGTTTACACCATTAGGAGCACCTTTTGCCCGTCCTGCACCAATTGTAAACCGGTCAGTAATACCATATTTAAACGAAATGTAGATGTCTGTTGAATTATCCAAGCCATAGAAATTATGCACCCCTCCATTGGCCCCGGCAATATCACCGAATCGGTGAGCAATGTCGACTAAAAGATCGTGTTTATGGAGCGTTTCATTTGACTGACAGTTAATAATCAGCCCCGATTTAAAAGTGGCTATAACGGGGAAATTTTTGCCTGAAATTGAATCACTGGCAAAAGCAGTATCAGCCTTCTGAGCCATCGCACCTAAACTTTTTAAACACATCAATACTAGTATTAAAGTTACGGCTTTCGGTTTATTTGTTATGATTTGCATTATCTATATCTATATCTATATTTTCTTCGGATTAGGATTTTCGTACATCACTTTTATGGTAACATCTACAACTTCTGCAATATTTTTTAGGACCAGCGTTGGTATTTTTATTTTATGATCTTTCAGTTTAACCGGGAACGTCGATGATCCTGAAACAACTCCATCCTTCACTGAGATTACCCCATTAACCAGATAATTTTGTTTTACTCCATGAATCAACAAATCACCTTGCACCTTTACATTGTACTCTCCGTCTGTTAAAAAATTAACCCGATCAATAATTTTACCCTTAAATTCAGCGTATGGATATTTCTCGCTCTCCATATAGTTCTCATTAAAGTGTTCCTGCATCATTCCCTTTCTGAATTTAAAAGTTCTGATTTCGATCTTAAAATATAAAGTATTTTGGGCTGTATCCAATATTGAATATCCAGACTTACTTTCAGCTTTAATATCTTCCAATGGAGCCGATGAGAAAAAGCTCATGACGACATTCCGGCTTATGAGTTGCTTTTGTGCTTTTGTGGAACCGGCAAAAAAAAGCAATAAAAGCAATATCAATTTAACTTTCTTCATCTTGTTTTTAGTTTTCAGGAGCGCAGTTTTTTAACCATACATTAAGCGAATCTCTTATTGACTTTGGCAAAGGAGCTTTCCCTTGTGGCATATCTGCATTATTCTGAATAACCCTGAAATAGAACCTATCGGTTGCAAAGTGTTTAAGTCCTGCGTAGGTAGTAAAATTACCTGTTCCCAATGAATTCCCACCTTTGTGGCAAGTCCTTGTACAATGCAGGGCAACGATATTTTTAACATAATTCTGATACGTAACCTTTTGATCGGGAAACTGAGGAACACAATCAGTATTGTCCGTGGGAGGTTCTACTTCAGGAGCCATTCTAGTGCATGCTTCCAGCAGAAATAATATACCCAACACCCAAGAAATAGTATTTTGCATCTGACAGCTTTACTAATTATTATTAATAACCTGGATTTGGGTTTGGTGATGGGCCACTACTTGATTTGGTTAGTGTAGCAAACACTTCTCCTCCGGGGAAATTCACACTGTGAATTTGAACATAAATACGACCTGCGATCAAATCTACGACCTGTTGAGATGTAAATGTTGCTTTTCCAGAATAACTACCGGTTACTCCGGTACTAAACCCTGTAATCGGAATAATGATCGGACCGTTATCATGGAAGTGCATATCAACCACATTGCTGGTTAAATTGCTCCAGCTTACTGTGTAGGTCAACTCATTATTTGTCGGATTAAATGACCCAGACACATTACCGGTTGCAGTAGTAACCACTGAGCCATTTGACTTAGCGAATGTTCCCGCGTACTGAACGTTCCCGTTCCCGGGTTCAGGATTATCACTGCTACTACATGCATTCAGAATTAAGACAGCACTCGTAAAAAGTATAAAAGCAAATACCCCTGACCTGCTTTTAAAATTGTATGCTAGCTTTTTCATGAAAATTAGTTTTTAAGATGATAAACTTAATTGACATTATAGTTACGAATGCTATTTCATTTGGGTTGCCTGAGTTGTAATGTTTTTATTCCATAATAATAAAGCAGGGCCGAACGATATCTCGTCCGGCCCTGCTTTATTATCGGTTGCTTTTTACCTGTTTACTTGTGCCCTTCTTAAATTCTTTGGACTGCTCGGATCATCTTTATAATTAGAAATTCGCACAGGTGTGAATTTCCCTTTTACAAGATCATCAGTAGTATATGCAATGGCCTTAATTGTTTCAACCATATTTTCCAACTCAATTGTATTCATATCATCTCGAACTGAATTGAAATAACGATCAATATCAATTTGAATAGTTGAAAATGTATGAGCAGGCACCCCCATCATACCTAATGCTGTGTTGCCTGCTTGATAAAACAATGTTTTATCCTTGTATGGATCAGCTTTAAACTTGAACTTAATATGGTTGGCAGCTTCGGTCAAATGACTCCCTAAATCACTTTTATCATAGCCGGTAATAAATGCTGAGCGAGGTCCAAATTTCGACATCTTCCCAATCGCATCCACATTAATAACGGCGACAACCTGATTTGCGTCAATATTCTTAGCAAAGAATTTTGAACTTGCAGCATTATTAGTTTCAGCTCCGTAATTAACAAATAACAAGGTCCGCTCATTATCTCCTTTCTCCTTAAAGTACTTAGCCAATGCCAACACCGCAGTAACACCAGAGGCATTTTCATCAGCACCGTTGGCTATAGAATCGCCTTTGTTAGGTGCAATTGTTCCAACGTTATCATAATGTGCAGAGAAAATTACGTATTCGTCTTTTTTGCTCGTACCTGGTATCATCCCAATAATATTACTCAACGGAACATGATTAACATTGGACTTAATAGAGATATCATATTTCGGCAATTCCTTTTGGTTTGTTAGAATAAACACATACGATGCCTTTGCCAACGCAGCGGTGTCACTTTCAAATCGGTCTCCTCTAAACCTTGCCTTGTAATTATTAAAGAAGAACCCGAGCTGTTCGTCTACCAAAATAATGGCATCTTTTTTTGAGCTTTCTATTTCCTTTAAACGTTTTAAAATATCATCCTTGGCCCCCAAGTATTCAATCTTAGTTTTTTCTGGATCTGTATTTTGCCAATGTACAT
Above is a window of Solitalea lacus DNA encoding:
- a CDS encoding DUF5777 family beta-barrel protein, which translates into the protein MQIITNKPKAVTLILVLMCLKSLGAMAQKADTAFASDSISGKNFPVIATFKSGLIINCQSNETLHKHDLLVDIAHRFGDIAGANGGVHNFYGLDNSTDIYISFKYGITDRFTIGAGRAKGAPNGVNTFQKELYNLSLKYRLLQQTTDNRMPVSVTLYGNTIICGMEPLDLATSDADFQKFGDRLSFTTQAIISRKFNSNFSLALLPTYIRRNYVSFMDMNNMFALGVAGRFKFTKRMAIVADYTHSFRSSESKDYYKNENDFTFYNALGVGLEIETGGHVFNLSFTNSTAILESQFVPSTSSSWTSGQFRWGFNISRTFTLKRDK
- a CDS encoding YceI family protein, translating into MKKVKLILLLLLFFAGSTKAQKQLISRNVVMSFFSSAPLEDIKAESKSGYSILDTAQNTLYFKIEIRTFKFRKGMMQEHFNENYMESEKYPYAEFKGKIIDRVNFLTDGEYNVKVQGDLLIHGVKQNYLVNGVISVKDGVVSGSSTFPVKLKDHKIKIPTLVLKNIAEVVDVTIKVMYENPNPKKI
- a CDS encoding CHRD domain-containing protein gives rise to the protein MKKLAYNFKSRSGVFAFILFTSAVLILNACSSSDNPEPGNGNVQYAGTFAKSNGSVVTTATGNVSGSFNPTNNELTYTVSWSNLTSNVVDMHFHDNGPIIIPITGFSTGVTGSYSGKATFTSQQVVDLIAGRIYVQIHSVNFPGGEVFATLTKSSSGPSPNPNPGY
- a CDS encoding M28 family metallopeptidase; its protein translation is MKRNIFILLALLTANIAFAQKVDTAYKKITNSINIKEGEVHQIISTLAADSMLGRGLFNRGAEIAANFIEKEYKQIGLEPLKLPSIKGFRQGFSSVRVQSLKGTVKVGDSIIDNKKVIYVSDKADVHWQNTDPEKTKIEYLGAKDDILKRLKEIESSKKDAIILVDEQLGFFFNNYKARFRGDRFESDTAALAKASYVFILTNQKELPKYDISIKSNVNHVPLSNIIGMIPGTSKKDEYVIFSAHYDNVGTIAPNKGDSIANGADENASGVTAVLALAKYFKEKGDNERTLLFVNYGAETNNAASSKFFAKNIDANQVVAVINVDAIGKMSKFGPRSAFITGYDKSDLGSHLTEAANHIKFKFKADPYKDKTLFYQAGNTALGMMGVPAHTFSTIQIDIDRYFNSVRDDMNTIELENMVETIKAIAYTTDDLVKGKFTPVRISNYKDDPSSPKNLRRAQVNR